Proteins encoded within one genomic window of Lysinibacillus sphaericus:
- a CDS encoding lipid II flippase Amj family protein — translation MEIITDKLIMIALFILIIHSIETLAYAVRLSGARVKLLASALSLFNVMVMVSRLANMMQQPFTGSLVDTAPADNALAFVESQYRFIIGAASLGTLMGILLLPTFVAIFSRGIIHLAEERGSIPALLKKGFTFDYVRRGIKHIRKPSLAYVKGIGLRDIPVKLFVMNIVITAIYTIGVLSSLYAGLLVPELKATAVMASGLINGVATILLIIFIDPKISILADDVINQRGSYLDLKRASVMMMTSRFLGTILAQVLFIPGAHYVAWFAKLIT, via the coding sequence ATGGAAATAATTACTGATAAATTAATTATGATTGCTTTATTTATTCTCATCATTCATTCAATCGAGACACTTGCCTATGCGGTACGTTTATCAGGGGCACGTGTAAAGTTACTAGCTTCAGCTTTATCTCTGTTTAATGTAATGGTGATGGTTTCAAGGCTAGCGAATATGATGCAACAACCGTTTACGGGGAGTTTAGTGGATACAGCGCCTGCTGACAATGCGCTAGCTTTTGTAGAAAGCCAATATCGCTTTATTATAGGAGCGGCATCATTAGGGACACTAATGGGGATATTATTACTGCCGACTTTCGTAGCCATCTTTTCACGAGGCATCATTCATTTGGCTGAGGAAAGAGGGTCGATTCCAGCTTTATTGAAGAAAGGCTTCACATTTGACTATGTAAGAAGAGGTATTAAACATATTCGCAAGCCAAGCTTGGCTTATGTAAAGGGCATTGGCTTACGAGATATTCCAGTTAAACTATTTGTGATGAACATTGTGATTACAGCGATTTATACTATTGGTGTTTTATCTTCTTTATATGCTGGTTTATTAGTCCCTGAATTAAAGGCAACAGCTGTCATGGCGTCTGGATTAATCAATGGCGTAGCAACAATTTTGTTAATTATTTTTATTGACCCTAAAATTTCTATACTTGCGGATGATGTTATCAATCAGCGGGGAAGTTATCTTGATTTAAAAAGAGCATCTGTTATGATGATGACCTCTAGATTTTTAGGAACGATTTTGGCGCAAGTGTTATTTATACCTGGGGCACATTATGTAGCTTGGTTTGCAAAGCTTATTACTTAG
- a CDS encoding DUF6773 family protein encodes MYKKQKKQVDERVKNLQNKIYKEMYVLIMIVCSISIVIKFFKMGVSLDNVLTEWLIIFVSSVYYYVRTAYLGILTDEVEVHDSNSKIKLQTKNIIYGVATGLVLAIFFGLNSAFNYADSTQQAYKYFFMVFLVSLIIYVPFFAGFLGLSYMAAKKKSDQVVQKNLED; translated from the coding sequence ATGTATAAGAAACAAAAAAAGCAAGTAGATGAACGTGTTAAAAATTTACAAAATAAAATATACAAAGAGATGTATGTGCTGATTATGATTGTCTGTTCCATTTCTATTGTAATAAAGTTCTTTAAAATGGGCGTGTCGTTGGACAATGTATTAACAGAGTGGTTGATTATATTTGTGTCATCTGTTTATTATTATGTTAGGACGGCTTATCTAGGTATCTTAACAGATGAAGTAGAGGTTCATGATAGTAACAGTAAAATAAAATTACAGACGAAAAATATCATTTATGGAGTGGCTACTGGTTTGGTACTGGCGATTTTTTTTGGTCTTAATAGTGCCTTTAACTATGCAGATAGCACACAACAAGCATATAAATATTTCTTCATGGTTTTCTTAGTATCGCTAATTATCTATGTACCATTTTTTGCAGGATTTTTAGGCTTATCATATATGGCTGCAAAAAAGAAAAGTGACCAAGTCGTACAAAAAAATCTAGAAGATTAA
- a CDS encoding helix-turn-helix transcriptional regulator: protein MKNIRLKMARIEHDLSQEDLAQKVGVTRQTIGLIEVGKYNPTLNLCIAICKTLNKTLDELFWEE, encoded by the coding sequence ATGAAAAACATCCGTTTAAAAATGGCTCGAATAGAGCATGATTTGTCACAGGAAGATTTAGCTCAAAAAGTAGGGGTTACCCGCCAAACAATCGGTTTAATTGAAGTTGGGAAATATAATCCGACGTTAAACTTATGTATTGCGATTTGTAAAACGTTAAATAAAACGTTGGATGAATTATTTTGGGAAGAGTAA